The DNA window GGCCATAGGTCTGCCGGTTTCCCTTGACATTAACCTGGTCGCTGTTAAAATTGCCGGCGATAGTCTCCTGGAGTTTTGGTCTCTCGGCTTCTTTGAGCTGTGCCCACTTTAAAAGCCCATCGTTTTTCGTCTCATTGTTATCAACGCCAACCTCTATACGAAGGTAACGAGTTGAGACGAAAAGCATGGTATTCTGGGGATCGAGAGGTACCCAGCCGAGTTCCGGAAACCAGACCTCAATCCATGAATGGCGGCCCTGACCCATCTTGAAGGTTAGCGTTCCTTTCTGCCATGCGATATCAAAAGGCTGGTTGAATGTGACACCGTTGACAATGCGGACAGGTATACCGATAGCCCGGAGTAGCGCGGCGCTCAGATGGGAAAAATTCTGGCAGTTACCCTTGCCGGATTCTAGCGAATAGATGGCATCGTACCTGGCGGGAGGGTTTACGTAGTGGACGTTATCCACTACCCAGGAAATGACACGCTGCACCGCATCGAACTCGGTTTTGACGCCTGATGTGAGCTGCGTTGCCAGTTCACGGATGCGGGGATTATCGGATTGCACCTGTTCTGTTGGTTTGAGGTAATCTTTAAATTCCGGGCCTACGTTTACAAGAGGGAATGGCTCCTGTGTCGTAAGAGAAGGCAGCTTTGTTTCACTGAGCGCGTTGCAGGAAAGCCGCACGTCGATGATATCCGGTGGCTTTATCCATGTTGCAACGATAATCTTGTTGCCCCGCCCGTCAGTATGACTTGTTCTCTCTTTGGGTTCAGGGGAAAAAGTCAGGCTAAACTCTTTGATTTCCTGACGAGAGGTGGGAGATTGGAAACTCTGGGGTACTACAAAGCTAAGTACCATCTTCTGGATACCTCCGCCTGCCGTAACCTGTTCCTGGAGCTCATAACGTATATTCGCCCCCATGTCTCCTTTGACGGTATAGTTTTCGGCCGAGGACGCGACAGGCCATAATAAGATCATGCCGAGGATGGTACCGAGCAGTTTTTTCATCGTTTCTCTCCTTATCAAATCAAAACGCAGCTGGTTTACAGATCACTTCCTTAACCTTCAGGTCAAAGATAGAGGAGCTGTTAGCAGGCTGAAGGACCAAGGCAGCATCAATCCCCCTGGCAGTTCCTCCCATGGAGATGATATCCTCATCGGTTCTCACGAGGCCGGCATCTGCGGCCATCAAGGCCAGTTCTATGGCGACCTTGACACCCTGACCGAATATTCTCAGTGTGTAGGCCATAATTTCATCTACCTGATATGTGGCAAGCATGTTCC is part of the Deltaproteobacteria bacterium genome and encodes:
- a CDS encoding transglutaminase family protein, whose protein sequence is MKKLLGTILGMILLWPVASSAENYTVKGDMGANIRYELQEQVTAGGGIQKMVLSFVVPQSFQSPTSRQEIKEFSLTFSPEPKERTSHTDGRGNKIIVATWIKPPDIIDVRLSCNALSETKLPSLTTQEPFPLVNVGPEFKDYLKPTEQVQSDNPRIRELATQLTSGVKTEFDAVQRVISWVVDNVHYVNPPARYDAIYSLESGKGNCQNFSHLSAALLRAIGIPVRIVNGVTFNQPFDIAWQKGTLTFKMGQGRHSWIEVWFPELGWVPLDPQNTMLFVSTRYLRIEVGVDNNETKNDGLLKWAQLKEAERPKLQETIAGNFNSDQVNVKGNRQTYGPKNLLLSPFVKAEFKQIEVLPPPPPPPVITEKKKKQLRFKVPFVFGNLEFPENIDFAFPRVTKASGTNQFEMSRNFLVETAEYVTTNLTQYAQIVVLKKPVKLQKIGLALHNFGGEGSLWIDIFEDNQGKPGKPISTSDFINLDQFSLKPGYRWADFDFSRDKPVLMPGSYWIALGFTGSPIVNWFYTYGKPVGPVDGTRYKSVFQDDWSGALNYEFNYRVIGLTVK